One window of the Clostridium sp. MB40-C1 genome contains the following:
- a CDS encoding ComEA family DNA-binding protein codes for MEKKEKLIGSIVMIVMCLIFLTVGYFGTKPKANNAEVTVQNDQVKNKEEVIIDKSNSSQEKEHNNEYKKIVVEIKGEVKKPKVYDMKYGTRVYELIEKAGGYTENADTTCVNGSMKLKDEDCIIICKKGESNKTNNNTINRSNSIKESSSESDKIDINAATKEDLKTLPGVGEVTAEKIIEYRDKNGGFTSVDELTKVDRIGEKTLAKFKDKIQVR; via the coding sequence ATGGAAAAAAAAGAAAAATTAATTGGATCTATAGTAATGATTGTTATGTGCTTAATATTTCTTACTGTTGGGTATTTTGGTACAAAACCAAAAGCTAATAATGCAGAAGTAACAGTACAAAATGATCAAGTGAAAAATAAAGAAGAAGTGATTATAGATAAGTCTAATTCATCTCAGGAAAAAGAACATAATAATGAATACAAAAAAATAGTTGTAGAGATAAAAGGGGAGGTTAAAAAACCAAAGGTATATGATATGAAATATGGTACTAGAGTATATGAGTTAATTGAAAAAGCTGGAGGGTATACTGAAAATGCAGATACAACTTGCGTAAATGGTTCCATGAAACTAAAAGATGAAGATTGCATAATAATATGTAAAAAAGGAGAATCAAATAAAACAAACAATAATACAATTAATAGAAGTAACTCCATTAAGGAAAGTAGTTCAGAAAGTGATAAAATAGACATCAACGCCGCTACAAAGGAAGATTTGAAGACTTTGCCTGGAGTTGGAGAAGTAACAGCTGAAAAGATAATAGAATATAGAGATAAAAATGGTGGATTTACATCAGTTGATGAACTTACAAAAGTAGATAGGATAGGAGAAAAAACTCTTGCTAAATTTAAAGATAAAATTCAAGTTAGATAA
- a CDS encoding D-alanyl-D-alanine carboxypeptidase family protein — MRKTIIFILTFILSISLMMGSAKANNNCPPSVSADGVILMDATTGSILYSKNKDVKYPPASTTKIMTALLVLENCKLDEVVTIGKEPPLADGSKIYIFEAEKLTVKDLLYGLLLQSANDCAEALAEHISGSKEDFAELMNKRAKELGCKNTTFKNPHGLYDDNHRTTAYDLGLILKELVKHPEYKKISTTSIYYIPPTNQTGAKRPIWNKNKLVQKNSDSYYPECVGGKTGYTIQSKHSYVAAASRNSQTLIAILLHDTKHTYWSDVINLFNYGFNNFLLETFHSKGDSLGTYSINKSTEIPIVSAENSFYVKDKTSDESPEFKINNKSLIKGDFKKGDIILDASIIYKNENVGTLKIASNVDYSSSKNLIASFSNTEITNSKLLKIASCIIIGALVVVFVSVGLKKRSKKKRKKFKHIH; from the coding sequence ATGCGTAAGACAATCATTTTTATACTAACATTTATATTATCAATTTCATTAATGATGGGTTCAGCTAAAGCTAATAATAATTGTCCACCTTCGGTATCAGCTGATGGAGTTATCTTAATGGATGCAACTACAGGAAGTATATTATATTCTAAAAATAAGGATGTAAAATATCCACCTGCATCTACTACCAAGATTATGACCGCCCTATTAGTACTTGAAAACTGTAAATTAGATGAAGTTGTTACAATAGGTAAAGAACCTCCTCTTGCAGATGGAAGTAAAATATACATATTTGAAGCTGAAAAACTAACTGTAAAGGATTTATTATATGGCCTTCTTTTACAATCAGCCAACGATTGTGCCGAAGCCTTAGCAGAACACATATCTGGCTCCAAAGAAGATTTTGCTGAATTAATGAATAAGCGTGCTAAAGAGTTAGGATGTAAAAATACTACTTTTAAAAATCCTCATGGTTTGTATGATGATAATCATAGAACTACTGCATATGACCTTGGTTTAATTCTAAAAGAACTTGTAAAGCATCCAGAATATAAAAAAATCTCAACTACTTCAATTTATTATATACCACCTACTAATCAAACTGGAGCAAAACGTCCTATTTGGAATAAAAACAAATTAGTTCAAAAAAATTCAGATTCTTATTATCCTGAATGTGTTGGAGGTAAAACTGGATATACAATTCAATCTAAACATTCTTATGTGGCTGCAGCTTCACGAAATAGCCAAACACTTATAGCTATATTGCTTCATGATACTAAACATACATATTGGTCTGATGTTATAAACTTATTCAATTATGGTTTTAATAATTTTTTATTAGAAACTTTTCATTCTAAGGGGGACTCATTAGGAACATACTCCATAAACAAAAGTACTGAAATTCCAATTGTATCAGCTGAAAATTCTTTTTATGTAAAAGATAAGACTTCTGATGAAAGTCCGGAATTTAAAATAAACAACAAAAGCCTAATAAAAGGAGATTTTAAAAAAGGAGATATCATATTAGATGCAAGTATAATCTATAAAAACGAAAATGTTGGAACTTTAAAAATAGCAAGCAATGTGGACTACTCTTCTAGTAAAAACCTAATAGCTTCTTTTAGCAATACAGAAATAACTAACTCAAAACTTTTAAAAATCGCCTCATGCATTATCATAGGAGCATTAGTAGTAGTTTTTGTCTCTGTTGGGCTAAAAAAAAGATCTAAAAAGAAGAGAAAGAAGTTTAAACATATACATTAA
- a CDS encoding RluA family pseudouridine synthase translates to MNNEVGTLKFIVQNDYDGLKLNQYLRSVVKFSSRFTQKVVRGGGVKVNNVNATLFTKLRAGDAIEVHIEKSEEQDIIPEKMELDVVYEDEDIIVVNKPAGIVVHPTKRYPQGTLANGLLYHFKQNGNNCIVRLVSRLDMDTSGLILVAKNAFSHMSLARDMNKEEFVKSYLAIVHGELPKEKGVIDKPIYKPDDGSIRRIIDNRGQKSITHFNVVERFNNSELVRLVLETGRTHQIRIHLSSMGTPIYGDSLYGKKEDEYIMRQALHAYSLQILHPRSGKLLKFQCELPDDMKELLRKLK, encoded by the coding sequence TTGAATAATGAAGTTGGAACATTAAAGTTTATAGTCCAAAATGATTATGATGGATTAAAGCTTAATCAATATCTTAGAAGTGTAGTTAAATTTTCTAGCAGGTTTACTCAAAAAGTTGTAAGAGGCGGAGGAGTTAAAGTAAACAATGTGAATGCTACATTGTTTACTAAACTTAGAGCTGGAGATGCCATTGAAGTTCATATCGAGAAATCAGAAGAACAAGATATTATTCCAGAAAAAATGGAATTAGATGTTGTTTATGAGGATGAGGATATAATAGTTGTGAATAAACCAGCTGGTATAGTTGTTCATCCAACTAAAAGATACCCACAAGGAACTTTAGCTAATGGGCTGTTGTATCATTTTAAACAAAATGGTAATAACTGTATAGTTAGGCTTGTTAGTAGGCTAGACATGGATACTTCTGGCCTTATTCTTGTTGCAAAGAATGCTTTTAGTCATATGTCTTTAGCTAGAGATATGAACAAAGAAGAATTTGTTAAATCATATTTGGCTATAGTACATGGAGAACTTCCAAAAGAAAAAGGAGTTATAGATAAGCCCATATACAAACCAGATGATGGAAGCATAAGAAGAATTATAGATAATAGAGGGCAAAAAAGTATAACTCATTTTAATGTTGTTGAGAGGTTTAATAATTCTGAGTTAGTAAGGCTTGTTTTAGAAACAGGTCGTACACATCAGATAAGGATACATTTAAGCAGTATGGGTACTCCCATATATGGAGATAGTTTATATGGGAAAAAAGAGGATGAATACATAATGAGGCAGGCATTACATGCCTATTCACTACAAATTCTTCACCCGAGAAGCGGAAAACTATTAAAATTTCAATGTGAATTACCTGATGATATGAAAGAACTTCTAAGAAAATTAAAATAA
- a CDS encoding RidA family protein: MEKIIINTQNAPSAIGPYSQGVKVGNLVFTSGQIPIDPKTGELVTGDIEKAAEQVMQNLKAILEEAGTKFENVIKTTVLLSDINDFGKVNEIYGKYFTSEQPARSCFQVGKLPKDALLEIEVIAIVE, encoded by the coding sequence ATGGAAAAAATTATTATTAACACACAAAACGCACCTTCAGCAATAGGTCCTTATTCACAAGGAGTTAAAGTAGGAAATTTAGTATTTACTTCAGGTCAGATTCCAATAGATCCAAAAACTGGAGAATTAGTTACTGGAGATATTGAAAAAGCTGCAGAACAAGTAATGCAAAATTTAAAAGCTATATTAGAAGAAGCAGGAACAAAGTTTGAAAACGTTATAAAAACAACTGTATTATTAAGTGATATAAATGACTTTGGAAAAGTGAATGAAATATATGGAAAATATTTCACTTCAGAACAACCAGCAAGATCTTGCTTCCAAGTTGGAAAACTTCCAAAAGATGCATTACTAGAAATAGAGGTTATTGCAATAGTTGAATAA
- a CDS encoding LCP family protein, which yields MSSKKVIKLKKIILIIITLVISVVAISGVYVYHSLDKLSKSSDKKQLNSLKRTRDKNDNSINILALGVDIGDPKIKSDNVPKRTDTMMLIHYNPTSEEVSIVSIPRDTLIKINKKNFKINAAHAVGGVDYSIDAVEKLLDIDIDYYGKIDYKGFREIIDSIGGVDIEINRNMNYDDESQDLHIHFKKGEKVHLDGAKAEQFFRWRKNNDGTGLADGDIGRIDNQHVFVQKVLEKLKSPKIIPRIPGILTTIPKYCETNMSADEMVKYGYNFITANKIETNTLKGEFKYISGISYLIYDKKLNKEILSKIHQNSSLNEDSSLGKNNMRIQVLNCTKKNGLAANYKKYLNEKGYNSVSTGNSTAKDQSVIYFNNVDNATINMMKKDLNIKKYEIIDDNSKNFDIIILLGKNFTNKNIK from the coding sequence ATGAGTTCAAAAAAAGTAATTAAATTAAAAAAGATAATTTTAATTATAATAACTTTAGTAATATCTGTAGTAGCTATAAGTGGGGTCTATGTATATCATAGTCTTGATAAGCTAAGTAAAAGTTCAGACAAAAAGCAACTAAATAGTTTAAAAAGAACTAGGGATAAGAATGATAATTCAATTAATATTCTTGCATTAGGGGTAGATATTGGTGATCCAAAGATTAAAAGTGATAATGTTCCTAAACGTACGGATACAATGATGTTGATACATTATAATCCAACAAGCGAAGAGGTTAGTATAGTTTCTATTCCTAGAGATACTTTAATAAAAATAAATAAAAAAAATTTTAAGATAAATGCTGCTCATGCTGTGGGGGGAGTTGATTATTCTATTGATGCTGTTGAAAAACTTTTAGATATAGATATAGATTATTATGGAAAAATAGATTACAAAGGTTTTAGAGAAATTATTGACTCAATAGGTGGAGTTGATATTGAGATAAATAGAAACATGAATTATGACGATGAATCACAAGATTTACATATACATTTTAAAAAAGGAGAAAAGGTTCATTTAGATGGAGCCAAGGCGGAACAGTTTTTTAGATGGAGAAAAAATAATGATGGAACAGGATTAGCTGATGGTGACATAGGAAGAATAGATAATCAGCATGTTTTTGTACAGAAAGTACTTGAAAAGTTAAAGAGTCCTAAGATAATACCTAGAATACCAGGGATTCTAACAACTATACCAAAGTATTGTGAGACTAATATGTCAGCAGATGAAATGGTGAAGTACGGATATAATTTTATAACAGCAAATAAAATTGAAACAAATACACTAAAAGGGGAGTTTAAGTATATAAGTGGAATTTCATATTTAATTTATGATAAAAAATTAAATAAAGAAATTTTAAGTAAAATTCATCAGAATAGCTCTTTGAATGAGGATTCTAGTTTAGGTAAAAATAATATGAGAATACAAGTTTTAAATTGTACTAAAAAGAATGGTCTAGCAGCTAATTATAAGAAGTATTTAAATGAAAAAGGGTATAACAGTGTATCTACAGGCAATAGTACAGCTAAAGATCAAAGTGTAATTTATTTTAATAACGTTGATAATGCTACAATAAACATGATGAAAAAAGACCTAAATATAAAAAAATATGAAATTATTGATGACAACAGCAAAAACTTTGATATAATAATATTGTTGGGGAAAAATTTTACCAACAAAAACATAAAATAA